In one Butyrivibrio proteoclasticus B316 genomic region, the following are encoded:
- the fliI gene encoding flagellar protein export ATPase FliI — protein MLTSQVDLSKYKKMQNAPFYRMSGKVVNVIGLTIESAGPDAKLGDICLIYPKKKDNETMSDSKGRPAMAEVVGFKDNHVQLMPYENTSGIGNGSIVENTDSPLRVNVGEGLLGQTLDGLGRIDGTSYGKGVMLEDGVAYSVENQPPDPMTRDPISEVLSLGVKAVDGLLTVGKGQRIGIFAGSGVGKSTLLGMFARNTQADINVIALIGERGREVREFIERDLGEEGMKRSIVVCATSDKPALERLKAAKTATSIAEYFRDKGKDVLLMMDSLTRFSMAQREIGLASGEPPVSRGYPPSVYAEMPKLLERAGRSRKGSITGLYTVLVDGDDMNEPITDTARGILDGHIVLNRKLAQKNHYPAIDVLASISRCMSAIADPEHKKAAGKLKNVLATYNDAEDLINIGAYRSGANKNIDYAVSKIEQVNAFLTQETDEKFSFEEIRDMLIDMFND, from the coding sequence ATGCTGACATCTCAGGTGGATCTTTCCAAGTACAAAAAGATGCAGAATGCTCCATTTTATCGTATGAGTGGTAAAGTGGTGAATGTTATTGGGCTTACCATCGAGTCTGCAGGACCTGATGCTAAGCTTGGTGATATATGCCTTATTTACCCCAAGAAAAAAGATAACGAAACCATGTCAGATTCCAAGGGCAGACCTGCTATGGCTGAAGTTGTCGGCTTTAAAGACAACCATGTTCAGCTCATGCCCTACGAAAATACAAGCGGAATAGGAAATGGAAGTATAGTAGAAAACACAGATTCTCCGCTAAGAGTTAATGTAGGCGAAGGACTTCTTGGCCAGACACTTGACGGGCTTGGAAGAATTGATGGAACAAGCTACGGAAAAGGCGTTATGCTAGAAGATGGCGTTGCCTATTCTGTTGAGAATCAGCCACCGGATCCTATGACCAGGGACCCTATTTCAGAGGTTTTGTCCCTTGGGGTAAAGGCAGTAGATGGACTTCTGACAGTTGGTAAAGGACAACGTATCGGTATTTTTGCTGGGTCTGGTGTTGGTAAGAGTACACTTCTTGGAATGTTTGCCAGAAATACACAGGCGGATATAAATGTTATTGCACTTATAGGAGAGCGAGGCAGAGAGGTTAGAGAATTTATAGAGCGTGACCTTGGAGAAGAAGGCATGAAGAGATCAATAGTTGTCTGTGCCACATCGGACAAGCCTGCTCTTGAGCGCCTTAAGGCTGCCAAAACGGCAACTTCTATAGCAGAGTATTTTAGAGATAAGGGCAAAGACGTTCTGCTTATGATGGATTCTCTTACCAGATTTTCCATGGCTCAAAGAGAAATTGGGCTTGCAAGTGGTGAGCCTCCTGTATCCAGAGGATATCCTCCAAGCGTTTATGCTGAGATGCCCAAGCTCTTGGAACGTGCCGGAAGATCAAGAAAAGGTTCCATTACAGGCTTATATACCGTTCTTGTAGATGGCGATGACATGAACGAACCTATCACGGATACTGCCCGTGGTATTCTTGACGGACATATAGTATTAAATCGTAAGCTTGCGCAAAAAAACCATTATCCGGCTATAGATGTACTTGCCAGTATTTCAAGATGTATGTCGGCAATAGCAGATCCGGAGCATAAAAAAGCTGCAGGAAAACTTAAAAATGTTCTTGCAACTTATAATGACGCCGAGGATCTTATAAATATCGGAGCATACAGAAGCGGAGCAAATAAGAATATAGATTATGCTGTTTCCAAGATCGAACAGGTAAATGCTTTTCTGACACAGGAAACAGATGAGAAGTTCAGTTTTGAAGAAATTCGGGATATGCTGATTGATATGTTTAATGATTAA
- a CDS encoding flagellar export protein FliJ — translation MARFVYRMQSVLNIKQKTEGQIKMEFAAAQAELNKQIDIFDEYVRRKEAYLAEAEELRNAEVLKLQDILDNQYATAQMDVMIASQSKVVAQHQEIVEKVRIRLTRAIQERKMQETLRERAYAEWVEEEKQEEAKENDQRTSFTYTQRQRE, via the coding sequence ATGGCAAGATTTGTATACAGGATGCAGAGCGTCCTTAATATCAAACAAAAAACTGAGGGGCAGATCAAGATGGAATTTGCTGCTGCTCAGGCTGAACTTAATAAGCAGATTGATATATTTGATGAATATGTCAGAAGAAAAGAGGCTTATCTTGCAGAGGCAGAAGAACTTAGAAATGCAGAAGTTCTAAAACTTCAGGATATTCTTGACAATCAGTATGCAACAGCTCAGATGGATGTTATGATCGCTTCCCAGTCCAAAGTTGTTGCCCAGCATCAGGAAATTGTTGAGAAGGTCAGAATAAGACTTACAAGAGCCATTCAGGAGCGCAAGATGCAGGAAACACTAAGAGAGCGCGCCTATGCTGAATGGGTAGAGGAAGAGAAGCAGGAAGAAGCTAAAGAGAACGACCAGCGCACGAGTTTTACTTATACACAGAGACAGCGCGAATAA
- a CDS encoding MotE family protein, protein MADQIEDPKAAKAKLKADKKEYQKQLKAQRKEAKEKAQEFADRTAEINGDNAGGFATIVITFLIILIWLAIMALLIKLDVGGFGSDILAPIIGDIPGLNLILPDNATKQSEQPTDISSAESSNSSLNSMEEANAYIKRLEQALQEEMTKNSSYASSIEKLEAEVARLEPFERQQKEFYEERASFYASVVYGDYAPDAAAYASYYAMIDPETAERLYQEVVQGKLDDEAIKAFATTYSGMKAKQAAQIFDEMINENQIQLVARILAQMTIENRGDVLAQMEKPNAAKLTQLLEPSALEKESTQVTGEKK, encoded by the coding sequence ATGGCCGATCAGATTGAAGATCCAAAAGCCGCCAAAGCCAAACTTAAAGCGGATAAAAAAGAATATCAGAAACAGTTAAAGGCTCAAAGAAAAGAAGCCAAGGAAAAGGCTCAGGAATTTGCCGATAGGACTGCGGAAATTAACGGCGATAATGCCGGCGGTTTTGCTACTATTGTCATTACATTTTTGATCATTCTCATATGGCTTGCTATCATGGCTCTTTTAATAAAGCTTGATGTAGGTGGCTTTGGTTCAGATATCCTGGCTCCAATTATAGGAGATATCCCGGGACTAAACCTTATCCTTCCGGATAATGCCACCAAACAATCAGAGCAGCCAACAGATATAAGCTCTGCTGAAAGCTCTAATTCATCACTAAATAGCATGGAAGAAGCAAACGCTTATATTAAGAGACTTGAGCAGGCGCTTCAGGAGGAAATGACCAAGAACAGCAGCTATGCATCTTCTATAGAAAAACTTGAGGCTGAGGTAGCAAGACTTGAGCCCTTTGAAAGACAACAAAAAGAGTTCTATGAGGAAAGAGCCAGCTTTTATGCAAGTGTTGTTTATGGTGACTATGCGCCGGATGCTGCTGCCTATGCTTCCTACTATGCCATGATCGATCCCGAAACAGCCGAAAGACTCTATCAGGAAGTTGTTCAGGGAAAGCTTGATGATGAAGCTATAAAAGCCTTTGCTACAACCTATTCGGGAATGAAAGCCAAACAGGCTGCGCAGATATTTGATGAAATGATCAATGAGAACCAGATACAGCTTGTTGCAAGGATTCTTGCGCAGATGACAATAGAGAACAGAGGAGATGTGCTTGCTCAAATGGAAAAGCCTAACGCTGCCAAGCTTACTCAGCTCCTTGAGCCATCTGCTTTGGAAAAAGAATCTACACAGGTCACAGGAGAAAAGAAATAA
- a CDS encoding flagellar hook-length control protein FliK — translation MSSTTNGIGTLMPVKTSTAATSVSKVEFTTKSSNKVQSGFDGILSKVSDTMINARTVDVKKTLSKGVDPKKAGLTENINQRNDQTKANDNTSKLNDAKTNNTNTDNDSKVSDENIKEPLGKEINSTNIQETDSTEANNKLQKAIEEGGKEIISDIAKALDISEEEILNAMQLLGLTFADLLTPQNTMQLVNELGGQDKALDLITDSDLNTFMQDLYEGAEGMKSELMNEFDLSEEEFDQIVADNKEDLGTHIQNAKEKVPEIIVNEAAQDLNKELTAPQSKDSAPEIKIEEITSETETEEIFKPVETSSQTSKNNLGNSEGSLSGNDQSPNLFNQLINNQTDNIDVVPTGPAAYTDKAQVENIIRQIADRITVTQAADEHSIEMQLHPASLGNVNILLTSSKEGIVAKFTAQNEIVKEAVESQMMTLQQKFNEQGIKVTSIEVTIASHAFEQNLQQGDGGNDAYNERQAKKSRSLRRINLSEIDDVAEEENLSDADRIAAQMMAANGNSVDYSA, via the coding sequence ATGAGCAGTACTACTAATGGAATAGGCACTTTGATGCCTGTTAAAACAAGTACTGCAGCGACATCTGTTTCAAAAGTAGAATTTACAACAAAAAGCTCGAATAAAGTCCAGTCCGGCTTTGATGGAATATTAAGTAAGGTTTCTGACACCATGATAAATGCCAGAACAGTAGACGTGAAAAAAACGCTTTCCAAGGGAGTTGATCCTAAGAAGGCAGGCCTTACGGAAAATATCAATCAAAGAAATGACCAGACAAAAGCTAATGATAATACCTCAAAGCTTAATGATGCTAAGACTAATAATACAAATACTGACAATGACTCAAAGGTTTCTGATGAAAACATAAAAGAACCATTAGGGAAAGAGATAAATTCTACGAATATACAAGAGACAGATAGCACGGAAGCAAATAATAAGCTGCAGAAGGCTATAGAAGAAGGTGGTAAGGAAATCATTTCTGATATAGCAAAGGCACTTGATATTTCAGAGGAAGAAATACTAAATGCAATGCAACTGCTTGGACTAACATTTGCAGATCTTTTAACTCCTCAGAATACAATGCAACTGGTTAATGAACTTGGTGGACAGGATAAGGCGCTTGATCTGATAACGGATTCAGATCTAAATACATTTATGCAGGACCTCTATGAGGGTGCAGAGGGTATGAAGAGCGAACTTATGAATGAGTTTGACTTATCCGAGGAAGAGTTTGACCAGATAGTAGCTGATAACAAGGAAGATTTGGGAACGCATATTCAAAATGCTAAAGAAAAAGTTCCGGAAATAATTGTTAATGAGGCTGCTCAGGATCTGAACAAAGAACTGACTGCACCACAGTCTAAGGATTCCGCTCCTGAAATTAAAATTGAAGAGATTACTTCTGAGACAGAAACAGAAGAGATTTTTAAACCTGTAGAAACAAGCTCGCAGACAAGTAAGAATAACTTAGGAAACAGCGAAGGCAGCTTATCAGGTAATGATCAAAGTCCAAATCTCTTTAACCAGCTTATCAATAATCAAACAGATAATATTGATGTTGTACCTACAGGGCCTGCTGCCTATACAGACAAGGCACAGGTTGAGAATATCATCAGGCAGATTGCAGACAGGATTACTGTTACACAGGCTGCTGATGAGCATAGCATTGAAATGCAGCTGCATCCTGCAAGCCTTGGCAATGTAAACATACTCCTGACCAGCAGTAAGGAAGGAATTGTAGCCAAGTTTACAGCTCAGAATGAAATTGTTAAAGAAGCTGTTGAAAGCCAGATGATGACGCTTCAGCAAAAGTTTAATGAGCAGGGCATTAAGGTTACATCGATTGAAGTTACGATTGCAAGCCATGCATTTGAACAAAATCTCCAGCAGGGAGATGGCGGAAATGACGCTTACAACGAGAGGCAGGCTAAAAAAAGCAGATCGCTTCGAAGGATCAATCTATCTGAGATTGATGATGTGGCGGAGGAAGAAAACCTTTCTGATGCTGACAGGATTGCAGCACAGATGATGGCAGCAAACGGTAACTCAGTTGATTATAGTGCCTGA
- a CDS encoding flagellar hook assembly protein FlgD has translation MADINQVSAVIKNGEVANTVKEDATKNATAGYDKDSFLKILVAQMKYQDPMEPTSNTEYINQYATFTQVEQLSNMANSMALSRASEMVGKTVRVTQYNPDNGKTTEVVGVVDFVTYNANKAYLNIEGTNYNVEDVTEVFDTDYTDAKAVVKDFQEAIDNLPSNVDFVNEQDHGLTIDTMYDFYMNKMDKKARNMMDPNYVTSLQQYVHRIDDIRGDEHRTFKIDDTSSTKKEESKTE, from the coding sequence ATGGCAGATATAAATCAGGTTAGTGCTGTTATAAAAAATGGTGAAGTAGCTAATACTGTTAAAGAAGATGCTACAAAAAATGCTACTGCCGGTTATGATAAAGATTCATTCCTTAAGATACTTGTTGCTCAGATGAAGTATCAGGATCCTATGGAGCCTACATCAAATACAGAGTATATCAATCAGTACGCAACCTTTACTCAGGTCGAGCAGCTCAGTAATATGGCTAATTCAATGGCTCTTTCAAGAGCATCAGAGATGGTTGGCAAGACTGTAAGAGTTACTCAGTATAATCCTGACAACGGCAAGACAACTGAGGTTGTTGGCGTTGTTGATTTTGTTACCTACAATGCAAATAAGGCATATCTCAACATTGAAGGCACCAACTACAATGTCGAGGATGTTACAGAAGTATTTGATACTGATTATACAGATGCCAAGGCAGTTGTTAAGGACTTCCAGGAAGCCATCGATAACCTTCCAAGTAACGTTGATTTTGTAAATGAGCAGGATCATGGTCTTACAATCGATACAATGTATGACTTCTACATGAACAAGATGGATAAGAAGGCCAGAAATATGATGGATCCCAATTATGTTACATCCCTTCAGCAGTATGTTCACAGAATCGATGATATCCGCGGCGATGAGCACAGAACCTTTAAGATTGATGATACTTCTTCTACCAAGAAAGAAGAATCAAAGACTGAATAA
- a CDS encoding TIGR02530 family flagellar biosynthesis protein, which produces MTIDELRFSSIGQVQDQYLNPKVPATGNKKPLPTGEGSFAQVLNKIQEQADNSNVARGNIKFSKHAANRLHDRSIELTNDQMLRLNQGAKEASEKGIKDSLILIDQLAFIVNVPNNTVVTAMDQTETKNNVFTNIDGAVIA; this is translated from the coding sequence ATGACAATTGATGAACTTAGATTTTCTTCAATAGGTCAGGTCCAGGATCAGTACTTAAACCCGAAAGTACCTGCTACTGGTAATAAGAAACCTCTGCCAACAGGTGAAGGTTCTTTTGCTCAGGTACTAAATAAAATTCAGGAACAAGCCGATAATAGTAATGTAGCAAGAGGAAATATTAAATTTTCCAAACATGCTGCAAACAGGCTACATGATAGAAGCATAGAGCTGACAAATGATCAGATGCTCAGATTAAATCAGGGTGCAAAAGAGGCGTCTGAAAAAGGTATAAAAGATTCTCTCATTTTAATTGATCAGCTGGCATTTATCGTTAATGTTCCTAACAACACAGTTGTAACTGCAATGGATCAGACCGAAACTAAAAATAACGTATTTACAAATATCGACGGTGCAGTGATTGCATGA
- a CDS encoding flagellar hook-basal body complex protein, which yields MMRSLYSGVAGLKTHQTKMDVIGNNIANVNTTSFKSQSITFSDLMYQTTQTASGATETKGGVNARQIGLGAKSGAINTAITSQGATQTTNNPFDIMITGESFFIVNNGNENLYTRDGSFYVDGAGNLAMQSNGYLVQGWKAVEDRDTGEITISKGELTGLQIMSPENSTYSPASTTSSLFSGNIDDFDSNLTSDDGKTITLEFYDNKGYLYTGKFTLKDTETEHLFALTLTDIIDSNGKSINDNPEGIDRLSLITLGDQTNTKARSQTTKVQQGYTPVQSVDSTKITINKDGGDIKYDNVAKHGNLVDLMSSATTNAKTANLLQDAYDLSDDKIKELYGETLFKEAEYDIATNGDITVTFAKPDLSSLPYDANTFQQVDFGTKNTDEYFTNAASQKAYKVPSSQGGKKDASDLTTDFLKDVFNITTDYTATDASGKALYSYTYGSGKLSIYKNIELNPTTTSGRPIADIYTAGSSADISQYFGTSSSAADTLHTVIENWASTAGNDISKLSYTYSASGELTITQKVTQPADNYTDEAQLTGVVSADATVLDGKLVKGTDGYTTYADVLAIAQDTTPTYSAEEIATAQAVVDKMDDIYATLGTTTTAADVSGLSFKFGTLTGTPAIVVKYPSTEEVEKGFPDAALSSTTYVARAVEYDKAYVSDYTKTTPSYVYQNRSTYGTSYYVLDNALTRDDVTATNINADFLKAVFAGKSADIQDFINNMGTGTFTMSISKEGYVTFLHKETSGTPHSKLEKYTIDTNEDGTIRYSTSAAYEDVPATGNISDLLETAKGEYAGLLKKVYGISDEAADAFGIDGTYSIDNTPGSSNYGAMTLNVGKHSITLEFKPENGVIGAVDGNTDAAMTVDLHFDQTEGYGLEPFGFQASATNADEQDRAGNITIDFSTVTNYNTNGSSTIKAVKGDKKSLNTGRAVGEMNGVSISTDGQIYATYSNGQTKLLGQIASAEFANASGLSKEGDNLYASTLNSGEATVQDITTDGGYMNTGVLEMSNVDLSSQFTEMITTQRGFQANSRIITVSDTLLEELTNLKR from the coding sequence ATGATGAGATCATTATATTCTGGTGTTGCTGGTCTTAAGACCCACCAGACCAAGATGGATGTTATTGGTAACAACATTGCCAACGTTAACACCACATCTTTTAAATCACAGTCTATTACATTCTCAGACCTTATGTATCAGACAACTCAGACAGCATCAGGTGCCACAGAGACCAAGGGTGGTGTAAATGCACGCCAGATCGGTCTTGGTGCCAAGTCAGGTGCTATCAATACAGCGATTACTTCTCAGGGAGCTACTCAGACAACAAATAACCCATTTGATATCATGATAACTGGTGAGTCTTTCTTTATCGTTAATAACGGTAATGAGAACCTCTATACAAGAGATGGCTCTTTCTACGTAGACGGTGCCGGAAACCTTGCGATGCAGTCTAATGGTTATCTTGTACAGGGCTGGAAGGCAGTAGAAGACAGAGATACTGGAGAAATTACAATCAGTAAGGGTGAGCTTACAGGACTTCAGATCATGAGCCCTGAGAACAGCACATATTCACCAGCATCAACAACATCATCATTATTCAGCGGAAATATTGATGATTTCGATTCAAACCTAACTTCTGATGATGGTAAGACTATTACTCTTGAGTTCTATGACAACAAGGGTTATCTCTATACAGGAAAATTTACACTTAAGGATACAGAAACTGAGCACTTATTTGCTCTTACACTTACAGATATTATCGATTCTAACGGAAAGTCTATCAATGACAATCCAGAAGGAATAGACAGACTTAGCCTTATTACTCTTGGAGATCAGACCAATACTAAGGCAAGATCACAGACAACAAAAGTTCAGCAGGGATACACACCAGTACAGTCTGTAGACTCAACTAAGATTACAATCAACAAGGATGGCGGCGATATCAAATATGATAACGTTGCTAAGCATGGTAATCTTGTTGACCTTATGAGTTCAGCAACAACTAATGCTAAGACAGCAAACCTCCTTCAGGATGCTTATGATCTGTCTGATGACAAGATCAAAGAGCTCTATGGTGAGACTCTCTTCAAGGAAGCTGAATACGATATAGCTACTAATGGCGATATTACAGTAACATTTGCGAAGCCAGATCTTTCATCACTTCCTTATGATGCAAATACTTTCCAACAGGTAGATTTTGGAACAAAGAATACTGATGAGTACTTCACAAATGCTGCTTCTCAGAAGGCATATAAAGTTCCTTCATCTCAAGGCGGCAAGAAAGATGCATCAGATCTTACAACAGATTTTCTTAAGGATGTATTTAATATCACAACAGATTATACAGCAACTGATGCCAGCGGAAAGGCATTATATTCTTACACTTACGGAAGTGGTAAGCTTTCAATATACAAGAATATAGAACTAAATCCTACAACAACTTCAGGTAGACCAATTGCTGATATATATACAGCCGGTTCTTCAGCAGATATTTCACAGTATTTTGGAACATCTTCCAGTGCAGCAGATACTCTTCATACTGTTATTGAAAACTGGGCTTCTACAGCAGGAAATGATATAAGCAAGCTTTCTTATACATATTCTGCAAGTGGAGAACTTACAATTACTCAGAAAGTAACTCAGCCGGCTGATAATTATACTGATGAAGCTCAGCTTACAGGAGTTGTATCAGCAGATGCTACTGTTTTAGATGGGAAACTAGTAAAAGGAACAGATGGATATACGACTTATGCAGATGTTTTAGCTATTGCTCAGGATACAACCCCTACATATTCTGCTGAAGAGATAGCAACAGCACAGGCAGTTGTTGATAAAATGGACGATATATATGCAACATTAGGTACAACTACTACTGCAGCAGACGTTTCTGGTCTTTCATTTAAGTTTGGAACGTTAACTGGAACTCCTGCTATAGTTGTTAAATATCCTTCAACAGAAGAAGTAGAGAAGGGATTCCCAGATGCAGCTTTATCATCAACAACGTATGTTGCAAGAGCTGTTGAGTATGATAAAGCTTATGTAAGTGACTACACAAAGACAACACCATCTTATGTATATCAGAACAGAAGTACCTATGGAACATCTTATTACGTACTTGATAATGCGCTTACAAGAGATGATGTTACAGCTACAAATATCAACGCAGATTTTCTTAAAGCAGTATTTGCTGGAAAATCTGCTGATATTCAAGACTTTATAAACAATATGGGAACTGGAACCTTCACAATGTCGATATCAAAAGAAGGTTACGTTACATTCTTGCACAAAGAAACAAGCGGAACACCACATAGTAAGCTTGAAAAGTATACTATTGATACTAATGAAGATGGAACAATCAGATATTCCACATCTGCAGCTTATGAAGATGTACCTGCAACAGGAAATATCAGCGATCTTTTAGAGACAGCCAAGGGCGAATATGCAGGTCTTTTGAAGAAAGTATATGGAATATCTGATGAGGCAGCTGATGCCTTCGGTATTGATGGAACATACTCAATCGATAATACACCTGGATCATCAAACTACGGAGCAATGACACTCAATGTTGGTAAGCATTCTATTACACTTGAGTTCAAACCAGAAAATGGTGTTATTGGAGCTGTTGACGGAAACACAGATGCAGCAATGACTGTTGACCTTCACTTTGATCAAACTGAGGGCTATGGACTTGAGCCATTCGGTTTCCAGGCATCTGCTACTAACGCTGATGAGCAGGATAGAGCAGGAAATATTACAATTGATTTCTCTACAGTAACTAACTACAACACTAACGGATCATCAACAATCAAGGCAGTTAAGGGTGATAAGAAGAGTCTTAACACAGGACGAGCAGTTGGTGAGATGAATGGCGTTTCAATTTCAACAGATGGACAGATCTATGCTACATATTCAAATGGCCAGACCAAACTCCTTGGACAGATTGCATCTGCAGAGTTTGCTAACGCATCAGGTCTTTCTAAAGAGGGTGACAACCTCTATGCATCAACTCTTAACTCAGGTGAAGCTACAGTACAGGATATCACAACTGATGGCGGCTATATGAATACAGGAGTACTTGAAATGTCCAACGTAGACCTTTCATCACAGTTTACTGAGATGATCACAACTCAGCGTGGATTCCAGGCAAACAGCCGTATCATCACAGTATCAGATACACTTCTTGAGGAACTTACAAACCTTAAGAGATAA
- a CDS encoding alpha/beta hydrolase, translating to MNYVYEMPKEMLTECTNKGTVELFEYTSETYDDSHRKLNKRAYVYLPYGYDKSQSYNILYLLHGGGFMQEWWLKMFPDTVTILDNMMAKGICKPCIIVTPTFYHDEESKNTHDEGICENFRYELRNDLIPAVESHYSSYAKGDVTEENLIKTRNHRAFAGLSLGSMTTYRAAFYNNFDLFSYYGPFSGCCGPFGDHDLEVERICKTLAEGHDKGLVLDYMFCANGDKDIAFEEHKEIMERALAQSPYLKKDVNYDFFIIPGGVHDMKAWQLHLYHALQVFFTKH from the coding sequence ATGAATTACGTTTATGAAATGCCAAAGGAAATGCTAACAGAATGCACTAATAAAGGAACTGTCGAGCTCTTCGAGTACACATCTGAGACCTACGACGACAGTCATAGAAAGCTTAATAAAAGAGCCTATGTATATCTTCCATACGGATACGATAAATCTCAGAGCTATAATATCCTCTACCTTCTGCACGGAGGTGGATTCATGCAGGAGTGGTGGCTTAAAATGTTCCCGGATACAGTTACCATCCTCGACAACATGATGGCTAAAGGCATCTGCAAACCATGCATCATTGTGACACCTACCTTCTATCACGATGAGGAAAGCAAAAATACTCATGATGAAGGAATATGTGAGAACTTTAGATATGAGCTTAGAAATGACCTTATACCAGCAGTAGAGAGTCACTATAGCAGCTATGCAAAAGGCGATGTAACTGAGGAAAATCTCATTAAGACCAGAAATCACAGAGCCTTTGCCGGTCTGTCTCTCGGATCTATGACAACTTACAGAGCTGCATTTTACAATAACTTTGATCTATTCTCCTACTATGGCCCATTTTCCGGCTGCTGCGGGCCTTTCGGTGATCATGACCTTGAAGTTGAGAGAATCTGTAAGACACTTGCCGAAGGACACGATAAAGGCCTTGTGCTTGACTATATGTTCTGTGCTAATGGTGATAAAGACATAGCCTTTGAAGAGCATAAAGAGATCATGGAAAGAGCTCTTGCACAGTCTCCATATCTTAAAAAAGATGTAAACTATGACTTTTTCATAATTCCTGGCGGTGTTCACGATATGAAAGCCTGGCAGCTACATCTATATCATGCACTTCAGGTATTTTTTACAAAACATTGA
- a CDS encoding flagellar FlbD family protein has protein sequence MQKSVLMLTKLDTRKILINVQNIQTVEANPDTVIFLDGGKKILVKESLEEIYEMLQDN, from the coding sequence ATGCAAAAAAGTGTATTGATGCTGACCAAGCTGGATACCAGAAAAATTCTTATAAATGTTCAGAATATCCAGACGGTAGAAGCGAATCCTGATACAGTTATCTTTTTGGATGGGGGCAAGAAAATCCTGGTTAAGGAGAGTCTTGAAGAGATTTACGAAATGCTTCAGGATAACTGA
- a CDS encoding motility protein A yields the protein MDIASLLGVGLCFVFMILSIVFSAGIAGVQYFLDAPSAMITFGGALMAVLASRSMPSFINGLKSYTLIYKMPADDTKGTIKQIIDLSNTARKEGLLALEEAAGNLEDAFMKKGVGLIVDGTEPELVKSILEAEIDAMSERHKSNYSFFGDLAGMGPSWGMIGTLLGLVLMLQNMSDPSSIGPSMAVALITTFYGSVLANWFCYPAENKLKARDNAEYMAKSIVIEGLLSIQAGENPRVTEEKLKSFLSPADRAAYEAENGTGDGGGE from the coding sequence GTGGATATTGCGTCATTACTTGGTGTAGGACTATGTTTCGTCTTCATGATCCTCAGTATCGTGTTCTCGGCTGGCATTGCCGGTGTTCAATACTTTTTGGATGCGCCCTCTGCCATGATCACTTTTGGTGGTGCGCTTATGGCGGTTTTGGCTTCGAGAAGTATGCCGAGCTTTATAAACGGACTTAAGTCATACACGCTGATCTACAAGATGCCTGCTGACGATACAAAGGGCACTATCAAACAGATCATCGATTTGTCCAATACTGCTCGTAAGGAAGGACTTCTTGCTCTTGAAGAAGCTGCAGGAAATCTTGAAGATGCTTTTATGAAAAAAGGTGTTGGCCTTATAGTTGATGGTACTGAGCCTGAACTTGTTAAGAGTATTTTAGAGGCTGAGATCGATGCCATGTCAGAACGACATAAATCAAATTATTCCTTCTTCGGTGACCTGGCCGGAATGGGACCTTCCTGGGGTATGATCGGTACCCTTCTTGGTCTGGTTCTGATGCTTCAGAACATGTCAGATCCTTCGTCTATCGGACCGTCCATGGCGGTTGCCCTCATTACTACTTTCTATGGATCAGTTCTTGCCAACTGGTTCTGTTATCCCGCAGAAAATAAACTCAAAGCCAGAGACAATGCAGAATATATGGCAAAGAGTATTGTCATAGAGGGATTATTGTCCATTCAGGCTGGAGAAAACCCTCGAGTTACAGAAGAGAAGCTTAAATCATTCCTGTCACCTGCTGATAGAGCAGCATATGAGGCTGAAAATGGCACTGGCGATGGAGGCGGAGAATAA